Proteins from a genomic interval of Schistocerca piceifrons isolate TAMUIC-IGC-003096 chromosome 3, iqSchPice1.1, whole genome shotgun sequence:
- the LOC124788565 gene encoding tyrosine decarboxylase-like, with protein sequence MCGKKLFHRLLGSASENIFAAIMAARYQAIKLCLEDKENYNFSDEWDVLKNLVSYTSKAAHSSIEKGAKMACLRLRILDVDEKCSLRGDTLQQAIEKDLQLGLIPCCVVATLGSTGEAAFDNLKEIAMVCRKYPLIWLHVDAAYGGSSFVCREFRYLLSGIEDAHSINVNPNKWFLVNFDCNCIWLKDYQQFIEALSVNPLYLEHEWMDETVNFHDWGTPLSRRFRVLKLWFVMRTYGIKGLQHYIRRHCHLASLFESLVRKDSRFEVMNDVKFIHISARNFLAPLSVMMINDDFPIHNKLNFATDSGFSLFLSFVFCYELCKCLTIVLSQDISMRNQLLVEVAKSVPFISISGKA encoded by the exons ATGtgtggaaaaaaattgtttcacagaCTTTTG GGGTCAGCAAGtgaaaatatctttgctgcaataaTGGCAGCTCGTTACCAAGCCATTAAACTGTGTTTGGAAGATAAAGAAAATTATAATTTCAGTGATGAATGGGACGTACTGAAAAATCTAGTTTCCTACACATCGAAGGCAGCTCATTCATCTATAGAAAAAGGAGCAAAAATGGCTTGTTTAAGACTGCGTATTCTGGATGTTGATGAAAAATGTTCCTTGCGGGGTGATACATTACAGCAG GCAATAGAAAAAGATCTGCAGCTTGGGCTTATTCCGTGCTGTGTGGTAGCAACACTAGGTTCAACAGGAGAAGCAGCATTTGATAACTTGAAGGAAATTGCTATGGTCTGCAGAAAATATCCTCTGATATGGTTGCATGTTGATGCTGCTTATGGAGGCAGTTCATTTGTTTGTAGAGAATTCAGATACTTGCTAAGTGGAATTGAAGATGCTCATTCAATTAATGTTAATCCAAATAAATGGTTTCTTGTGAATTTTGATTGTAACTGTATATGGTTAAAAGACTATCAACAATTTATTGAAGCACTTTCTGTGAATCCCCTTTACTTGGAACATGAATGGATGGATGAAACTGTTAATTTCCATGACTGGGGAACACCTCTCTCCCGTAGATTCCGTGTACTGAAATTGTGGTTTGTAATGCGAACCTATGGAATAAAAGGCTTGCAGCACTACATTAGAAGGCATTGCCATTTAGCATCATTGTTTGAATCACTTGTCAGAAAAGACAGCCGATTTGAAGTAATGAATGATGTAAAG TTCATTCATATCTCAGCAAGAAATTTTCTAGCACCATTAAGTGTTATGATGATAAATGATgactttcctattcataataaattaaattttgctactgATTCTGGTTTTAGCTTGTTTCTTTCATTCGTATTTTGCTATGAACtgtgcaaatgtcttacaataGTTCTGAGCCAAGATATTAGTATGAGAAATCAACTACTGGTGGAAGTGGCTAAAAGTGTACCTTTCATCAGTATTTCAGGAAAAGCTTGA